CACACTCTTCTTAAACACACAGAAGGCTTCAAGAGCACGCTACTCCTCCTCTTTATAAACCCCTCTCCCTCTCGCGTTCCTTCTTTGTTTCCCCCAAAATTGTAAACCTAATAATTCATGGGCGATGCCAAAGCGACGTCGTTTTACCTCCCACCCGGTTGCCGATTCTACCCCTCCGAGGAGCAGCTCCTCTGCTACTACCTCTCCCGCAAGAACACCGCCGCCTCCGACGAGTCCGACCCCGGCGACAACGGCTACGATTTGATTAAAGAGCTCGACTTGTACGACCGCGACCCGTTTGATTTGCCGGACTATGCTTGCTACTCTTACGGCCGCGGCGGCCGGAGGCGGCACTGGTTCTGCTACACGGTTAGGGTTTTGAAGGAGCGGCGGGCGAGGAGCGGGTATTGGAAGAGGAAGGGAAGGGTTAGGGACGTCGTCGGCGGCGGCGGCGGCGGAGGGAAGGCGGTGCTTGGCCGGAGGAGTAGCTTTGTGTTTTATTTGGGGAATTCGCCCAAGACTGCTGTGCGGACTGACTGGGTGCTCTATCAGTACGCTCAGGTTGATCATCTTCAGGTAAATTGTTCGCATTTTCAATCTTGATTGTTCTTTATTGAGTTTTTAGGTTTCGGAATTCGGAATTGGGAGTTTTGTTTAGTTTCTGTGTGTTTGATTTCTTGAATTTTGATTTCGGAACCAAGCTAGATGATCTTCTAGCGTTCGAGGGTTTAGGGTTTATGATTTATGAAAATGTATGTGGTTCTGGTTTGTTTGTAGGTTGCGTATCTTCGTCAGTTCTTGGATTTCAATCTTGCCTGTCCCATTGATTTGTTAGCTTTAGACATGTTGCATTTTGTTAAAAGTTTTTAATTGCATATAAAAGGGGAGTTCTTTCTGAATCATGCTAGATGCTAGATGATCGCAGAGGGTTAGTTTCTGCGGTCTGTGTTATGATCTGGAGATTGTATCATATGAAAATGTATGTGATTATAATTTGCCAAATATCTGATTTCAGATTCATACGAGTTGTTAAGAATTTAGTTTTGGTTGCTTAGTGGTAGAGTTGAAAATTGCCTCACTCAGATGTGTGAGAATGTATGAAGTAAGTTAAAGCTTGGCCTTTAAAGTAGTTTTCCATTCTTTCTTTTTCTCTGTAGATTTTGGGTGATTTGGATATGGACATTTGAAGGGTGAAGTCAGTAGTAGCCTATTCATTTTTGACCTTTCAAGAAAGCTGTTCAGTTGTCAGATGATGTCCATGTAACCATACTTTGTTTCTTAGAGCATATTCATGGTTTAATTGTGGTCTTAATCTTCATCGGAATTAAGCATTTTGTTTTAACCAGTACAACTGATATTACCTTTGCTGCATTGTGTCTAATTTCATACGCAATTCGAGTAACATAGTGCATGTCTGTCTTATTGCAGGCCTCTTTTGTCCTCTGCCGAGTATTTGTGAGATCTCAGGGTGGAACTAACATATCAGAGAATGGGTTAAGTTCATGTGCTGAAGAAACTGTTTCCACAGTACGTCACATTGGAATTCAGCATGATGGATTTTATACTCCTCATATTGTTCCTGAGATTGACGGTGACAAATCTGTGCCTAGGAACACTGACAAGTCAAAAGATCAAAAGAGACCGGAGACTGAGGTAGACAAGCAAGTTGAGACTCGGCTGGTATCAAGTATTCAGACTAATGGACAGGTAATGCATTACAACAATTCTCTTTCCACTTCAGTTATGCTATTATTACCATTTACATGCTCCATGTACTATACTGTCAACAATATCTTTTTATGACTAGTATCTGGTGCCAATAAAGTACTTCATCTGTAGTTTGCATTAAATCAGTTCCTTTCCGCCTGTCGAAGTCTCTGTGCGCACACACAAACAAACACATTATTTTTCTATATCCTTCAAACTTGAGTAAAAAGTTTTACCTTGATGCCTGACTTGTAAGTTGTTATTTTGGATCCTTATGAACTTGCCATTTTATTATTTAATTGCAGTCCATGTCACAAAAATATGAATTCCCCACTATCAGATGTTGGCGACATTCTTTTTATGGCATTCTTGCCTTAGCTGCTCTAACTTATAGAAATCTCCTGAAATAATTTGGATTTTTCTGTGCAATGCAGGTGCCACTATTAAGTGTTAGCAATCCAGTATTGCTTGACGGTTTGTCCTCTGAGCATCTACTATCCCTTATAGAGGGAGACTTCATAGAGTTGGATGATCTCATCGACTAATCATCCAATACTAATCTTAAAACAATTGGATCGGTCTTATTAGACTTGGATTAAAGATTAGCTCTCAAAGAGGTGAAGCTTTACCTTAATTTTCAGACTAAAATAGCAGCTGAAGCAATATTCTGAGGTGGTAAATTCTGAGTTCTACAGTTGTTCTGATACTGTAAATACACAACTATGGATAAGAAGGGAAGCCTAAGATCATTAACTTAATGGTTGTGAAGTTTAGAAGCACGATCACCAACTGTAAAGGTAATTGGTGCGTACATAATTGATTCTGTTTTGCACTTATTTTCAGTTCATTCAAAGGAATATTCACTTTTATTTTGGTTCGGTGATGCAGATTTGCTTACGGCTTCAAAGGCGTGGTTTTCACTGAAACAAGAAAGACTAGAAAATATTTGATTTGAACTTTATTAGTATTGGCTGCTTCACTGAGGAACACAATCCGGCTGCCCCTGTATCTACGATATGCAAACATTACACTTATGGAAACATTAAGTTTTCCATCACCTCTCTAGTGCCTTCTCTTAATGAAGGATCTCTGATTATGTTTCCCGTCTTCTTTCAGTTATTGCAGAGATTGATAGAAGTCACATAACTATTATCAGTTCATTGGTGGCATTCAGTTAAACAAATTGTACTTTTGTTATGCCATTTATTTGATGCAGAGTTAAGTGTTGAGATGCTTTCTACCTTCTACTTCTCAATTGCATTTCGCGTTGATATTTTGTGGTTGCTATGTTTGAATAATTCTCTTCTTCTAGAACCAATACATGTACACTAGGATCTTATTCTATCGAGTATTGACCTTTAGGTTTAGCAAACCTATCTGTATGTTATCCAAGAACAAGGGTCGTTTGGTAACTCAAAACTCCATTGATTGGGACTTGAAGATTGAACACTATTGCTAATTCTGAAACTGTACAATTGATAAGAGGAGCTGTTCAAGTCAAAAGCTGACAAGTAGTACGACCATGAATTGATTTCCAATTTGTCCACTTTGACAGGAGGTTGTGTATCATAATTAAGTTCCAATCAGTAATTACTTCTCACCTAAACCTTGCTAGTGGATCTTTGGTGGATGGTTTGGTCATTCACCTCTGATTTTCTCCTCTTTAGTAAATTCAGATGTGCATCATTATTGTGGTAATGTTATTGCCTACCAATCTCAATATTTTATCACCTTGTCTTCTGCAATTTTAGTTTGCTTGCAACTGAATTCCTTGCTATGAGGCAATCTTGCTCCCCCCATACTCATTATAACAGCTGCTTCTGAGCACCAGTAGACCTCTATATTCATGTGTATAGGTACCAAAAAACTGGAAGGACTTATTTTTCCATGTGCATTATCAGATTTGGCCCCATTTGCCCACACAGCTTGTACCATTGTGCTATTGCAATCCTTGTTTTTGCCGCAGGCCTTGTGAGATCATGTGTTTTGCTCCCTTTGAATAAATTTGATTCAATAACTTCACCACCCACCCTTCAAGAAAAGAGAATTAAGAGTGATTGCAGAGGGTTTATGTGTCATAATACATCCCCCAAGGCCATCACAACCTTAGCTTCGGTCTATTTTCGTACCCGATTAACCCATCTTTATTTTGTAACCTAATCAAGCTGAGAAACTCAACCTTACGCCTATACAAACATAATATTTATAGAAAAAAAAAAGAAACCCACCTCGTTAGGTTGAAGTAACTTAGTTTATGTGCACCAGCCATTATACATTGAGTTTGAACTTTCGTACTCATAGTTGAATGGAACCCGATTTTTGTGATAGAGTAATCAAAGATATTCTTCTGGGGCGAGGGAGCCATTTGGCGTGTACCGGAGCTAGAGTTTTAGGCTGTCAAGTTTTCTATCTTCCATCGTGAAAAGCACCCAAAAAAATTCTTAATATTCGCTTTGGTGGAGGAATCGTCAAACATCTTATCCTCGTTAGCAAGATAAACAATGGTTTAGGAGGTACTGGCATTACGCAATGACCTAAGAAAATGATCCAAATGGGAAGGATTTTTTGTTTTCGTGGCCTCAAATCAAAACGCAAAGAAATACCAAGATAGAAAGCAAAGCAAACCACCAGCTTTGAAAGGCACGAGTGATGTACGAGGGGAAGGAATAGAAAAACAAAAGCACAAATGGAGGTATAGGAGTATATAGGACCAAAANNNNNNNNNNNNNNNNNNNNNNNNNNNNNNNNNNNNNNNNNNNNNNNNNGAGAGAGAGAGAGAGAGGATGACCATCTTCTATCCTAGTGTCGCTTAAAGGGAAAAAAGAGAAAGTCCAAGTGTCTCCAAAATGATCAAGCACCCCAAGACCAACCACACCCATCTGCACACTAAATTTGTACCGACAGGATAATTCAATGACACCCTTCTTTCATTTCTGGGTCATTTTTTTGTTCCATAAATGAATTTGTTTGTCAAGTGCCCTAAAATAGACGCAGTCAAAAACTTGGTTACCCTGTGCCCTGTACAAAAGCACACAAAGCAGGCAGATCTTTAGGAAGATCTAAACTCATCCCAGTTTGGGACCCAGAATGTATCATATCACGACACGTGTGCACACACGAGAAGAGCTGGCCTGGGTTTGGGTGCTGGGTTTGTGGGGGTCAGAACTCAAACACAGCTCAAAGTGACCGAGGAGGTCAGACCGAAAAAAAAGAAGAAAAGAGAGGCAGGGCATGTGAAAATGTGATGGTGATGAGGCGTGAGAGCGTCGGGCATATGAAAATGAGTGAATTAGTGAATATGTATATATGCTTGGCGTGAAAGAGCCATTGTGGGGCGCAATGGGGTGCCCTTTGGTCTTTGATTTCCTTTCATTATTTCTAGGTGGCGTTGGTTACGTAGAGGAAATAAAAGTATGACCAAAACTTAAACTCTCCCTAAAGACTTGACATCCGAAACAGAATTGGTCTCTCTACAACATATTAATGTACCGATCGATAGGTTAAAATTAAATCCCTACTTAAAGTCAATGAAGGCACCTTTAAAATCTCGACTTAACTCTGAAACATAATTAGTCTTTCTGTCTACGATATACATCAATGTATCGATAAGTTAAACCTAAATCGATTAGACATTTGGTGAGTTCTAAAAAAGGTACCTTTAGAACTCGTATCGAAACTGGTTAGCTTGAGAGCTTAGGCTTAGTTGGTGGAGGTGGTGTAGACTGTACAGGCTTGGATATTTTTGATTTGAATTTTGAGTTTTTATGTGAGTGTATTTATTCTGCGTAGATATATTACTTTGTTAGGAAACTGATACCTCTCTGTCTACGACCATAACTCTCTCCTCGGTTGTCTCTCTCTTTGGGTTATTTCGTAAATTAAAGATTACTGCCCCCTCTCCTCTCCTCTTTAATCCCCTTTCTCTCCTCTCCTTCTCTCACATTTCATTTCAATTTCATTTCATCCACCCAAAGAGCCAAAGCCTCCTCTCCCTTTCTCTCCCAACCCCATTGCTCTTTCTCTCTCTCAGTGGGTTTTGTGTTGTTTTCTCTCCCAACCCTCTTTTTTATTTTATTTCATTTTTGTTTTCTGGAGAAAAAGAGAGAGAGGAAATTCACCATCATCTTCTTCCGGCCGAATTTGTCCCTTTTCTGGAACATAGATCGGTTTCTTCATCTGGGTATGTTTTAGTTTTTTGATTTGTTTATGATTTTGTTTTGTATTGATCGGTTGGTGGTGATAGGATTGGATTGAAAGACTTGATTTTTGGGTCAGAATTGGGTTTGTTCTTGTTTAATATCACCGGAGCTGAATTGTAAAGGGTAGGGTGAGCGTTTGAAACCTTCAGAGCTTTTACACAGACCCAAAGATGGTTACTTTGTTATTGTTTTTTAGTTTTGATGGCCTTTGGTTTTTGGTTAACTGTTTCTGGGTTTTCATTTGTGGTTTGATTCTGTGTGGTTTTCATATTTTTTGATACCAGCTGCTTTGAAATGGGATTTTGGGTTGAGGTTCTCAGCCATCCAAATTTGACTTTGTATGTGGGTGAACCGATCTTTGAATTTTACCAGTGAATGGGTTTGATCAGTTGTTTTCTTATTGTACTGGTAATATTTCATGGTGGGCTGCTTGAAAGCTTGAACCTTTGAATTGTTTGACATGGTTTTTATGGTCTAGACTTGCATCCTTTAGCTGGTGTGTGGCTGAGTTTATGTGAATTTGATTGCCTCTGAAGTGTTTCATGCGAAGGGTTTAGCTTTTAGACCATTTCTTTGATTTTCTTGTGGTGTTGGTTTTCGATGAGGAAATGTATATGATTTTAAATCTAAGAGTGGCTGTTTCACCTATATTAGTTGGGCATTCAGTCGTTCACTCTTTTACTGCTGGAACATGAATGGCATTTTTCCGTGCTGTTCAACTACTGCTACCATGAGGGATCAATCTTTACCTCATTGGGTTGTTGTAGTAGTGTATCTAGTATGTGTAGGCATTTGGTGTCAAACAATAGTGCCACATTCATAACTATGTCATACAATTCAATTGTATTACTTCCTACCAGTTAAGCAATTGAATCTTAAGGTCTGGAGCACATACATTTTCCCGTAGAGTAACTTGGTCTCCGTAGAGGATTTGTGTTTCTCTTGACTATCAAAAGAAACTGAAAAATGAAAGATTGTTCTTACTCTTATGAATTAGTGAATAACTTGTATGCTTTTACTTATTTTGTTCCAATTGTGATAAGTATTAATCTCTCTTCTACTTTTGATTTCAGGTCTGCCAAATTGCACACAGGTTATTGATTGTACTGAAGGTTTCTTCAAGCACTTCACATATATATTACAAGGAGATACATATAAGCCCTAATGCAAGGGCAGAGGGGTACTATCGGTTCCTTGCCTGAAATGCTAGATTTTGACCATGGGAATACGTCAAATGATGCTGCTATAGATCAGCAGATTTGCTGGAATGGCACACGGAATCCTTCAGAAAGTCGGATTCCTGACTACATTGAATCACCTACTGATATGAATGTTGGTTTTGGGAATTCCGTTGGCCGTGAACGTCGGAACTTAGGCAGATGGTGCTTAGGTGAACCTAGTTCTAGAAACTCACAGGGTGAAGCAAGTCGTGATGAGCGGAAACCAGATTTTGGGTGGTCATCTTCAGTGGATGCTTGTGGTGAAGCTGGTCTGAGGTTAGAGGAGCGGAGCTATGAACCGACTAATAACCTTTCACTGGACAACAATATGAATAGTATTTTTACGCAAAGTTCCAATTCTGATGCAATTCCACAGAATCTGAACTTGAATGCAGGTTTCTCTGGTCATGGTGGCGATAGTAGTCAAGCTATGGAATGTCCTAGCACATACAAGTATAATGTCACTGAAACTGAGCGGACTTGTCCCCCTGGTAGTTCTGATCCTTTTCTGCTTCCTGCTGCAAGTACTGGATTTTTAGTGGGAGAAAATGATGGCAGACCAGGTTGTTCATTGGAGGGTCGGCGTGTATCTTGCAAAAGAAAGACTATGGAGGGGCATTTAGGACAGTCTTCTTTAAGTGGAAGTTGTAGTTACTTTCCTCATACAGAAAGTGGTGCAAGGCCTTCTGCCCCTGCTCACTATAATGCAGGCATAAACATATCTTCTCCCTCACAAGAGAGAAATCCAAGACTTGGACCGGGTGGTAGAGAACTTACTGCTGACAGCCTTCCTGATTCAAATGTTGGAAGGGGCTCAGAGAGTTCTCACAGAAACTTCCGAGTGAGACTAAATCCATCCAATCAACAAAGCTCTATAGCCTCAGCTAGATTCTCAAGTGGGAGGGCTGCTAGGCATTCTAGTGGTTCCTCTTCGCAGCTTTCACCTGGTCTTCTTCCAGTTGATCATAGTCTTGACCTGAGAACAGCACCGGTACTGGATAATATGAGTTCACAAAACCCTCCGGGTCTTGTCCATGTACCTGCAATCCCCCAAAATGTGCAGTCATTGAGGTGGAACGGTGGTTCAAGCTCAAGAACCGGAAGCTTATCAAACTCTGTTTTCATGGGGGACAGAGATGCTCCAGTGCGTGAGGAAGTGAGCTCAAGAAGTATGGCGAGACAGATTTTGGGTCATCCTATTTTTGTACCAGCAACTGAATTAAGGAATTCTGCTCGACTTTCTGTGGGTTCATCCAGTAGAAATCCAACAGGTGCAAATGCGAGTGTTCCTGGAAATGTTGCTTCTACATCTCGAACGGGTCCAAGTTCAAGCACTCATCCAGCATCTGCTCCAACATGGCCTCACCACAATTCTCACCCGCAGTTTCCTCGAAGATTGTCTGAATATGTTCGTCGATCCTTGTTTTCTGCTGGTGGTAATGAGTCTGGGAACCAGGGAAGCAACTTTTTGCCAATGCGTTCTGGTAATGCATCATCACAGGAGGCTGTGCATTCATCTGGAGTTGCAAACGCGAGTCATCATCAGCCTCACCCAAGGTCTGCTGCGTCGTGGTTGGAGAGACATGGAGATGGACTTGGGCTTCCATATTCATTACGCACTTTGGCTGCTGCTGGAGAAGGAAGTAACAGGCTTGTATCTGAGGTGTGTAACTGAAACACCTTAAATTATTGTGAAATTATCTGATTTACAACTACAAAGCTCGTTGCATTAACAAATTTTCATGTTAATAAAGTTTTCTGTTGCTGTATTACGCTTAAACTCTTTTTATTTTGTTAATTATGGTAAAGAGGTAGTCAGTTAAAGCTTATGAAGTTTTATTTGTGCTCTTCAGCAGATTTGCAATGTCTTGGGTCTCATGCGAAGGGGCGAGAGCTTGCGATTTGAGGTTAGAATTTATTTTTGTTATGTATACCAGAAGCCCAGAGCACATCAATGCAATCCCAATCTGGATATATCTAAGTTTGCAAAGGGCCAGAAATTATTCTTTTAAAACTTGAATTCTGATTGTTTATTTAGTTCTAAGGTAAACTGATATGTGAAAGACTCGGACAGGCTTCATAGTAAATATCTGATGATTCTCAGTTGTGTCATATTACTCATATATACGAGTATTATGACTGAATGCTATTATGAATTATCTTTTTGAACTGACTTCGGCTTCCTTGTGTCAGGATGTTATGATTCTTGACCAGTCAATGCTGTTTGGAGTGGCTGATATTCACGACCGCCATAGGGATATGAGACTAGATGTTGACAATATGTCTTACGAGGTAATTGGTGCAAAAGAACAGATGAAAGTTTTATTATTTAACTTATGAGGCTCTACGAAAGAGATTTCTAACTTTTAAGATTTATTATTTAATATAGGAGTTATTGGCTCTGGAAGAGCGCATAGGAAATGTGAATACTGGATTGAGTGAAGAAATTATATCGAATCGCTTGAAACATAAGAAGTATATTGCCATGGCATATGAAGCAGAGACGGAGACGGAGCCTTGTTGTGTATGTCAGGTAATAACACCTTGATACATGTATATGCATCCATGGCTCTTGTGTAGTTGTGTTACTCCTTTCTATCTTAGCTTGATTTATTTTCTATTGTGCATGCAGGAGGAATATAATGAAGCAGATGATCTTGGAATGCTTGAATGTGGGCATGATTTCCACAGTGACTGCATCAAACAATGGCTGACGCACAAGAATCTGTGCCCCATTTGTAAAACTACAGCCTTGGCAACATGAGTTGACATCAACGATTTTGCAGGCTAGTTTTTTCTTCAAAAATAGGCAAAGAGGGTTGCTTTGGTTTGGGGCCTGCCTATATTGGTTCAGTTAAGTCCCAATTTCCCAATGCCTCCCTCACCTTTCCATGCTAGTCGAAATGAAGTTAGTCCAATGCACAACTTCAACGAGAGTCGAGCGTCAAATTTATTATTAATTTTTTTAATTTTATTTAAACCATTGGTCCTCCTATTGGAGACAGCAAATTTCAAAGTTGGAAAGCAAAACTGGGTACCGACTTTTCATTTTATTAATGAATGATTAGGTTTTGATATTTTTGTAATGGTTTGCTCCTTTTGTGCTGCCTGCTTTACCCCCCCTTATAATTCGTTTCCTTATGGTTTTGGTCAGATTATTCACATTATATCTCAGATGTCTCATAGCCATTTGTGTTAGCATCAATGGAGAGAGGGCAGATTAGAGAGCAGATTAATGTTTTGTTTTCGTTTCTTTTGCAAGTCCATGTTGCTGTCAGGTTTTACTAGGATCAGAGTAATATGCAGTATTTTCCAATCTATAATAGCTTTGGTTCAAATCATATGGTAAAAATACATCAGGGTATAACTTAGGTGGAAAATGTTAATCGAGTGCATCGAGTCCATGTTCATTACGCACTTTGGCTGCTGCTGGAGAAGGAAGTAACAGGCTTGTATCCGAGTGTTGATACTTTGGCATGAAACTTCCTAGCTGGTACGCAGCTAAAGCAGCCAACGCAGTAGTGGAAGTTTTGTGCATCATTGTGTGAAGTTGCTTGGAAATGCTCATATCAATTACATTACTTGTATCATGATTTTGATGTTTCATCATCAAGGGGAGCCAAGTGCATTGTAGATCACGAAATGTGGAACACACTTGTTTTTCTTGCTACTTCATTATCCTCGTCTTTGGGTGCCAACTTTGAATTGGAATCCTAAGCTCGACAGCTCGAGTGTGTTATGTTTCGGGTAATAGCGTAGAAATGAAGAGGAGGGTGATGTAGGTGGGTAACATAATGTAAAATGGTAGAGGTAACACGCCACGTAGAGGGACCTCGGGAGTTGCGGACCTTTTGAATAATAAATTTGCAGAGGCTGGCTGACGTTTGATTGGATAAGACGGTGAGACATGACATCTTTGACTCCTATTTTAGACATGACATCTTTGACTTTAACCGCACTTTTGAGAATTTTGGTTTTAGTATATGATTAAACCAAGATCTAATAATATTGGCACGAACAAAAGGTTTATTATCAATTTTGCCCACTCTTCTCTCTTTTGAACTAAAAAGGATCGACTACCAAGTACGAACAAGCTCTACATTCAAAAGTCCAAAGTTTGATTAGCTGCTAGAGAATTCCGACGTGACAAAGCTTCAATCACCGTTGTATTACAATGTCGCAATATCTATATATAATCGTGTTAGATTTGTAAAGAAATTTTAAACAACGAACTTAAAAAGTATATATTTACGATACAAAAAGTGGAAAAAAACAATACTCTATTTTCAAATTCATTTGATAAAATAGAAACGAAAAACAGCAGTTGAGTTGTCAAATTTCTATGTCCTTGCCTGTATAATGGGTGAGATTGTAAAGCAAAACGATGCAAATAAGAGAAAGGAAAGTGGCAAAATATGCAATAACCAAAAAGACTCGGGAGCTCTGAGCAAATATGGAGAGTTGGAAAAATCGCGAAAAGATGATTAGCGCGGGAGAGTAATCAAATTGTGAGGTGGAGGTTTAAACTTTGGTTTAAGCACAGAAAAAGAGAAAACAACGGACTTCCTTCCCCAACAAAAAGGCACCACCACCGTCTTCTTCAATCCTCTCTCTCTCAATTATGGCCGATCTGTACGGAACGCCGCAGGACTCGGAAGAAATCTCCAACATTCTCAGCCACCTCCTCCACCACGGCGGCTCCCCCTTCAAGCCCTCCTCTTACACGCACCTCCTCAACTCCTCAGTCCCGCCGCCGTCTCACGAGTTGCTGGCCCGATCAGCCGACCGGTCCGACTCCGACCGCCCCTCCGACTTCAATTTCTCCGACTCCGGCGGGTACTTCGTGGACTCCGACGCCAACACTTCGAAGAAGAAGAAAGGGAGGAGAGTCTCGTCGGAGAATGATCTCGGTGACGTCAGCTGTGACAGTGAGGTATGCGCTTAAAGAAAAAAAAGAAAAAGATTGAGACTTTGGCTTTGTTTTCTTGTTATTTAGTTTGTTGAGTTAGAATTAGTTGGGAATTTGAAACTGTTTTTGGTGGAATAATTAGGGTCCTGAAGCGCCGGAGGTTCCGTTGAACCCTGCGCCGCCGCGTAGTTTGTCCAAGAGGAGCAGAGCGGCGGAGGTCCATAACTTGTCGGAAAAGGTTGGGTCTTTTTTGTTGTTGTTGTTGTTGTTGTTTTGGCCCATAATGTGATTTTTTGAGTCATGGGGAATTTGATTCTGAGTTGAATTGATGGTGGAACAGAGAAGGAGGAGTAAGATTAATGAGAAAATGAAAGCTTTGCAGAACCTGATTCCTAATTCTAACAAGGTACTCTGCTTTATAATTTTCATTTTTTTCTGTTGGGTGTGTGATTTGTTTATCAAATGAGTGATCAACGGTTTTGCTTTTGTTAGACGGATAAGGCGTCAATGCTGGATGAAGCAATTGAGTATTTGAAGCAGCTCCAGCTTCAAGTACAGGTCAGATTGTTTTCGCTCCTGAATATAAATGTGTTAATGATACGTTTTAATGAAGAGTTGTGTTAAGTGATGTGAGTTTTATCTATGCAGTTGATTTTCTGGTTTGTAAGTTCATATTTTGAGGGATTTTGGTGACTGAAATATTTGCTACTTTAAAAGAGTGATGTTTGCTTTAAAGCATGATCGAGTAGCGATTATTTTCTTTGTAGCCGAGTAGATTTGATAACAGAGCTTTGAGATTACTGCTAACCACTCAAACGTAATTCTTATCATTGCTTGTGTAACAATCCTGTCTATCTGGAATTAGTAGACCTGAACAACTCAAGCGTTGCATAAATTCTTGTTCCATGTTGTAGCAATTGTCAAGAAAGTCATTTGATAGATACGGAAGAGTACTTCACAAAAGCATATTGTAACTTGCTAATTGGTGATGCAGTAGA
The window above is part of the Fragaria vesca subsp. vesca linkage group LG2, FraVesHawaii_1.0, whole genome shotgun sequence genome. Proteins encoded here:
- the LOC101299923 gene encoding NAC domain-containing protein 72-like, giving the protein MGDAKATSFYLPPGCRFYPSEEQLLCYYLSRKNTAASDESDPGDNGYDLIKELDLYDRDPFDLPDYACYSYGRGGRRRHWFCYTVRVLKERRARSGYWKRKGRVRDVVGGGGGGGKAVLGRRSSFVFYLGNSPKTAVRTDWVLYQYAQVDHLQASFVLCRVFVRSQGGTNISENGLSSCAEETVSTVRHIGIQHDGFYTPHIVPEIDGDKSVPRNTDKSKDQKRPETEVDKQVETRLVSSIQTNGQVPLLSVSNPVLLDGLSSEHLLSLIEGDFIELDDLID
- the LOC101300206 gene encoding uncharacterized protein LOC101300206, which produces MQGQRGTIGSLPEMLDFDHGNTSNDAAIDQQICWNGTRNPSESRIPDYIESPTDMNVGFGNSVGRERRNLGRWCLGEPSSRNSQGEASRDERKPDFGWSSSVDACGEAGLRLEERSYEPTNNLSLDNNMNSIFTQSSNSDAIPQNLNLNAGFSGHGGDSSQAMECPSTYKYNVTETERTCPPGSSDPFLLPAASTGFLVGENDGRPGCSLEGRRVSCKRKTMEGHLGQSSLSGSCSYFPHTESGARPSAPAHYNAGINISSPSQERNPRLGPGGRELTADSLPDSNVGRGSESSHRNFRVRLNPSNQQSSIASARFSSGRAARHSSGSSSQLSPGLLPVDHSLDLRTAPVLDNMSSQNPPGLVHVPAIPQNVQSLRWNGGSSSRTGSLSNSVFMGDRDAPVREEVSSRSMARQILGHPIFVPATELRNSARLSVGSSSRNPTGANASVPGNVASTSRTGPSSSTHPASAPTWPHHNSHPQFPRRLSEYVRRSLFSAGGNESGNQGSNFLPMRSGNASSQEAVHSSGVANASHHQPHPRSAASWLERHGDGLGLPYSLRTLAAAGEGSNRLVSEICNVLGLMRRGESLRFEDVMILDQSMLFGVADIHDRHRDMRLDVDNMSYEELLALEERIGNVNTGLSEEIISNRLKHKKYIAMAYEAETETEPCCVCQEEYNEADDLGMLECGHDFHSDCIKQWLTHKNLCPICKTTALAT